The following are encoded together in the Phocoena sinus isolate mPhoSin1 chromosome 11, mPhoSin1.pri, whole genome shotgun sequence genome:
- the DLK2 gene encoding protein delta homolog 2 isoform X2, protein MPSGCRCLHLVCLLCILGAPVKPARADDCSSHCDLAHGCCAPDGSCRCDPGWEGLHCERCVRMPGCQHGTCHQPWQCICHSGWAGKFCDKDEYICTTQSPCRNGGQCVYDGGGKYHCVCPPDFHGRDCERKAGPCEQAGSPCRNGGQCQDDQGFALNFTCRCLAGFVGARCEVNVDDCLMRPCANGATCLDGINRFSCLCPEGFAGRFCTINLDDCASHPCQRGARCRDRVHDFDCLCPSGYGGKTCELVLPVPDPATMADIPPGPTLAVVVPATGPVPHSGGAGLLRISVKEVVRRQEARLGESSLVAVVLFGAVTATLVLSTVLLTLRAWRRGVCPPGPCCYPAPHYVPARQDQECQVSMLSAGLPLPPDLPPEPGKTTAL, encoded by the exons ATGCCCAGCGGCTGCCGCTGCCTACATCTCGTGTGCCTGTTGTGCATCCTGGGGGCACCCGTAAAGCCTGCCCGAG CTGATGACTGCAGCTCCCACTGTGACCTGGCCCATGGCTGCTGTGCGCCTGATGGCTCCTGCAG GTGTGACCCAGGCTGGGAGGGGCTGCACTGTGAGCGCTGTGTGAGGATGCCTGGCTGCCAGCATGGTACCTGCCACCAGCCCTGGCAGTGCATCTGTCACAGTGGCTGGGCAGGCAAGTTCTGTGACAAAG ATGAGTACATCTGTACCACACAGTCCCCCTGCCGGAACGGAGGCCAGTGCGTATATGATGGGGGCGGCAAGTACCACTGTGTGTGCCCACCGGACTTCCACGGGCGTGACTGTGAGCGCAAGGCCGGACCCTGTGAGCAGGCAGG CTCCCCGTGCCGGAATGGCGGGCAGTGCCAGGACGACCAGGGCTTCGCCCTCAACTTCACATGCCGCTGCTTGGCGGGCTTTGTGGGTGCCCGCTGCGAGGTGAACGTGGACGACTGTCTGATGCGGCCTTGTGCTAACGGCGCCACCTGCCTGGACGGCATCAACCGcttctcctgcctctgccctgaggGCTTTGCTGGGCGCTTCTGCACCATCAACCTGGATGACTGTGCCAGCCACCCATGCCAGAGAGGGGCCCGCTGTCGGGACCGGGTCCACGACTTTGACTGTCTCTGCCCAAGTGGCTATGGTGGCAAGACTTGTGAGCTAGTCTTACCCGTCCCAGATCCCGCCACCATGGCGGACATCCCCCCAGGGCCCACCTTGGCTGTGGTGGTACCTGCCACGGGGCCTGTTCCCCACAGTGGGGGCGCCGGTCTGCTGCGCATCTCCGTGAAGGAGGTAGTGCGGAGGCAAGAGGCCAGGCTGGGCGAGTCTAGCCTGGTGGCCGTGGTGCTGTTTGGGGCTGTCACTGCCACTCTGGTCCTGTCCACGGTGTTGCTGACGCTGAGGGCCTGGCGCCGGGGTGTCTGCCCCCCCGGACCCTGTTGCTACCCTGCCCCACACTATGTCCCGGCGCGCCAGGACCAGGAGTGTCAGGTTAGCATGCTGTCGGCAGGGCTCCCCCTGCCGCCTGACTTGCCCCCTGAGCCTGGGAAGACCACAGCACTGTGA
- the DLK2 gene encoding protein delta homolog 2 isoform X1 has protein sequence MPLSPLGSLSLGTGICAAISASGRLPACAVPQVSARLAVRLSLPGPGLTMPSGCRCLHLVCLLCILGAPVKPARADDCSSHCDLAHGCCAPDGSCRCDPGWEGLHCERCVRMPGCQHGTCHQPWQCICHSGWAGKFCDKDEYICTTQSPCRNGGQCVYDGGGKYHCVCPPDFHGRDCERKAGPCEQAGSPCRNGGQCQDDQGFALNFTCRCLAGFVGARCEVNVDDCLMRPCANGATCLDGINRFSCLCPEGFAGRFCTINLDDCASHPCQRGARCRDRVHDFDCLCPSGYGGKTCELVLPVPDPATMADIPPGPTLAVVVPATGPVPHSGGAGLLRISVKEVVRRQEARLGESSLVAVVLFGAVTATLVLSTVLLTLRAWRRGVCPPGPCCYPAPHYVPARQDQECQVSMLSAGLPLPPDLPPEPGKTTAL, from the exons atgcccctctcccctctcggCTCGTTATCACTCGGAACCGGAATCTGTGCCGCTATCTCCGCGTCCGGCCGCCTCCCAGCCTGTGCCGTCCCACAGGTGTCAGCACGTCTGGCGGTCCGTCTGTCCCTCCCGGGGCCGGGGCTGACCATGCCCAGCGGCTGCCGCTGCCTACATCTCGTGTGCCTGTTGTGCATCCTGGGGGCACCCGTAAAGCCTGCCCGAG CTGATGACTGCAGCTCCCACTGTGACCTGGCCCATGGCTGCTGTGCGCCTGATGGCTCCTGCAG GTGTGACCCAGGCTGGGAGGGGCTGCACTGTGAGCGCTGTGTGAGGATGCCTGGCTGCCAGCATGGTACCTGCCACCAGCCCTGGCAGTGCATCTGTCACAGTGGCTGGGCAGGCAAGTTCTGTGACAAAG ATGAGTACATCTGTACCACACAGTCCCCCTGCCGGAACGGAGGCCAGTGCGTATATGATGGGGGCGGCAAGTACCACTGTGTGTGCCCACCGGACTTCCACGGGCGTGACTGTGAGCGCAAGGCCGGACCCTGTGAGCAGGCAGG CTCCCCGTGCCGGAATGGCGGGCAGTGCCAGGACGACCAGGGCTTCGCCCTCAACTTCACATGCCGCTGCTTGGCGGGCTTTGTGGGTGCCCGCTGCGAGGTGAACGTGGACGACTGTCTGATGCGGCCTTGTGCTAACGGCGCCACCTGCCTGGACGGCATCAACCGcttctcctgcctctgccctgaggGCTTTGCTGGGCGCTTCTGCACCATCAACCTGGATGACTGTGCCAGCCACCCATGCCAGAGAGGGGCCCGCTGTCGGGACCGGGTCCACGACTTTGACTGTCTCTGCCCAAGTGGCTATGGTGGCAAGACTTGTGAGCTAGTCTTACCCGTCCCAGATCCCGCCACCATGGCGGACATCCCCCCAGGGCCCACCTTGGCTGTGGTGGTACCTGCCACGGGGCCTGTTCCCCACAGTGGGGGCGCCGGTCTGCTGCGCATCTCCGTGAAGGAGGTAGTGCGGAGGCAAGAGGCCAGGCTGGGCGAGTCTAGCCTGGTGGCCGTGGTGCTGTTTGGGGCTGTCACTGCCACTCTGGTCCTGTCCACGGTGTTGCTGACGCTGAGGGCCTGGCGCCGGGGTGTCTGCCCCCCCGGACCCTGTTGCTACCCTGCCCCACACTATGTCCCGGCGCGCCAGGACCAGGAGTGTCAGGTTAGCATGCTGTCGGCAGGGCTCCCCCTGCCGCCTGACTTGCCCCCTGAGCCTGGGAAGACCACAGCACTGTGA